In the genome of Mucilaginibacter sp. 14171R-50, the window AATGCTGGTAACCCGCATAACTCCGGTAAAAGCCATCAGGTTTAAGTAAAAGGCCGCTATTTGCTAAGCAGCCTGTCTCAAAAAAGTTTTTGTCGTTAAAAAACAATGCAATTGATGCCCAGGCGTATCACTTCGGTATGAGCGCTAAATGTTGTATTGCCGGTGCCGCCAGCCATAGTACCCAAACTGCCGTTTAAATAATTACTAAGGCCATGGGCGTAACTAAGTGTAATACCTAAACGATCGTAGTGAGCAGCAACACCGAGTTTCAATCGGGTATCCATATTGATATTTTTGATATCGTTGTTTGTCTTATATTTTGTACCGTACGAATTTTTAGCCTCACCTTCGTCGTAAGCATCCGCAACATAAGCGAATTCTAAACCTGCCGTAATATCAAGCTTTATGTTTGATAAAACGAAACGCATGCCCGCGTATGGGTTGGCATTAAGATAATGGGCATTTACTGCTGATGAACCTGTTGCTTTTATAGGGAATGGTACAGCACTCCGGTTTATTTCGGTGATGGTAACCTTACTGTTTAGGTTATCGGTGCCAAGTTGTAAGCCTAAAATAAATTTCGATACTGTAATATATTGCCCCTGGATATAAATGCCATAACCTAACCCATTTTTACTGCCGTAAGGATTATTGGTATAATTAACCACTCCTTCGTTTATTGCGGAAGTTGAGGTAGCAGTGGAGCCTGAAAAATGCATTAGCCCGCCATTGACACCGAACGAAAATTCAGTAGCCTGGGCGAAAAGCTGGGT includes:
- a CDS encoding outer membrane beta-barrel protein → MKKLLFSVLFYFITTQLFAQATEFSFGVNGGLMHFSGSTATSTSAINEGVVNYTNNPYGSKNGLGYGIYIQGQYITVSKFILGLQLGTDNLNSKVTITEINRSAVPFPIKATGSSAVNAHYLNANPYAGMRFVLSNIKLDITAGLEFAYVADAYDEGEAKNSYGTKYKTNNDIKNINMDTRLKLGVAAHYDRLGITLSYAHGLSNYLNGSLGTMAGGTGNTTFSAHTEVIRLGINCIVF